AAAAGGTTAAAATATCAGCTCCTATAAATGATAAAATAAAATTTGTATTAGATAATCCAAGAACGTGTGAAATAAAGGTTAAACCATTTATGATGGGTAGAATAATAAATTTAAAAGATTATTTAGAGAGTCTGACTATAAAAAATAATGTAGAAGGAAGCTTAAATATATTAGTAAAAGATAACTATATAGAACAGAATAATGGAGTGTTTAAAATACAAATAAAAAATAATAGACTATTCGTAGAGAAAGTAAATGAAAAATATAACGTTGCATTTAATATAAATACACTGACTCAATTAGCTTTTTCATATATTGATATAGATGAATCTATATTATTAAATGATTTAAAAATAAGTAAAAGAGATATAAATTTATTAAATTGTATATTTAAAAAGAAAAGTAACTATATAAATGAATATGTTTAAGAAGAGACACCTTTGTGTCTTTTTTTTGTTTTAAAAATTAATATATTGATGATAATTAAAAATAAAACAAGGAGTTACCAATGAGAAGACCACTTCTAATTACATTCTTAATAATTATGATAATATCATTAATATATACAAATAATAAAACACTTGATTGTAGTTACAATGACAACAAAGTAGAGATAATAGGTACTGTTGAACAGAAAAAAGAAAAGGAAAGGTATGATGAGTATAAAATTTCTGAATTTTTAGTTAGAGACTATACAAAAAGAAAAAATATTAAAGTTGGAGATGAAATAAATATAAATGGAAAATTTAAATCATTAGGTGAAATGAATGATTTTAAATTTAATTATGGAAGATATTTAAAAAGTATAGGTTGCGAAGGTTTAATTTACATAGAAAGCTATAAAATAATAGGAGAAAATATATTTTATAAAAGCTTAGATAGATTAAAAGAGTATATAAGAAGCTCAAATAGATATTTATATAAGAAAAATTCTGATTTTATTAACTCATTAGTTTTAGGAGAAAAAGATCAGTTATCACAAAATGAAAAAGATATGTTTTCTAGGACTGGAACAAGCCATATAATAGCTATATCTGGACTTCATACAGGGATATTATGTGTATTGATTTCATTTATAATAGGAGGGATTAATAAATTTTATAAATTATTAATTCTTATAACAATTATGATTATTTACTGTATTATGATAGGTAGTTCACCATCTATACTTAGAGCTATATTTTTTATAATGATATTATATATAGCTATTTTTACAGATAGGAAGAGGGATGGTATAAGTACATTATCTTTAATAGGGATTATTTTACTGATAAATAACCCATATATTTTATATAATATAAGTTTTCAATTGTCTTTTCTTGCAACATTGTCTATAATATATTTCTATGGTTATATAAATAATAGGCTAAAAATAAGTGTTATATCATTAACTTTAGCTTCAAATATTTTAACGTTGCCAATAATATATTATAATTTTAATGGAATACCAATAATATCTATTATTAGTAATATAATAATAGTACCATTTATAGGTGTTATAATATATATAAGTATTTTAAGTGTTTTTTTATTTAGAGTAAATATAACTATATCTAAATGTATAGCGTATTTTAATTGTATAATAATAAATGCTATATACTTTTTATTATGCAATTTAAGTGAATTAGATTTTGCGTATATAGAAATAGAAAATCCAAGTAAATTTTATGTAATAATTTACTATACAATAGTATTTTCATATATGATTTATAAAGAATTAAAGGTTATGAAGGAGCAGACAAATGAATTACAAGGATATTATAAATAATCTTAAAAATAGAAATTTTGAAAAGGCATATCTCTTTTATGGAAGAGAATATTATTTAATTGAAAATGCTATAAAGGTATTTAAGGAAAGTCTAAGTGAAAGTATGATTGATTTTAACCTAGATATGATAGATGGCAAGGAAACTATGCTAGACCAACTTATAAGCTCTATAGAAACTCTTCCTTTTATGGATGATAGAAAGATAGTAATAGTAAAGGATTTTGAACTATTAAAAGGAAAAAAGAAAAACTTTACTGATAGTGATGAAAAGTATCTGATAGAACATTTAAATAATATTCCTGATAGTACTGTATTAGTTTTTGTAGTATATGGAGATGTAGATAAAAGGAAAGCATTAGTAAAGAAAATCGATAAAAATGGAATAGTTTTTAACTGTGATAAATTATCAGATATGGATTTGTTTAAGTGGGTTAAAAAGAAGTTTGAGGTAAATAGTGCAGTTATAGACAATCCACAGATAATGTATTTTATAGAACAAGAAGGATATAGAGATAAAAGTAGTGAAAAAACTTTATCAGATTTAGAAAATGAAATAAATAAAATTAGCTCATTCATAGGAAAAGGAAATAAAGTAAGTAATGAAGTTATAGACAAGCTTTCTCAAAAAAAGGTAGAAAATGATATATTTAAGCTGATTGATTATATAGGTGAAAAAAATTCTTCTAATGCTATGAGAATTTTAAATGATATGATTTATGAAGGTGAATCTGTCCTAGGCATATTTGCTATGATAGCAAGACAGTTTAAAGTAGTAGTACAAGTTAGACAACTTCAAATAGAAGGGTATACATCCAAGGTTATTGCAGAAAAATTAAAAATTCATCCGTTTGTAGCGGGAAAAGCATTAAAACAGGCTAACAACTTCTCAGATGAAGTAATAATTGATATGTTAAATTATATATTAGAAAGTGATTATAAGATAAAAAATGGATTAGTTAGAGATACTTTAGCTATAGAGATATTAGTAAGTAAATATTGTCAAAGAAATATAAGTTAAAAGCCTTAGGTAGAAAAATCTATCTAAGGCTTTTGTTATGTTATGTTTTACATTTGAGAAATAATAAAGTAAAAAACCCTTGATTAAGAATCAAGGGTTAATATCTATAAGCTTAAACGGGTAATTAAGCGTTCATTCCGTTTAACTTTTGAGCTAATTTAGCAACTTTTCTAGCTGCAGCATTCTTGTGTATAGTTCCTTTAGAAGCAACTTGTTGTAATTTCTTTTGAGCAAATTGGAACTTAGCAACAGCTTCTTCTCTGTTTCCTGCAGTAACAGCTTCTTCGAATCTTCTTATTGCAGTTTTAACTTGAGATTTTCTAGCTCTATTTAAAGCAGTTTTCTTTTCGATAACTCTTATTCTTTTCTTAGCTGATTTTATGTTTGCCACCGTGTTCACCCCCTCGTGTGCGTTTTTATTATATTCATCGTCAACATATTAGATTTTAACAGAAATAAATCTAAAAATCAAGGATAATTATTTATAAGTTTTTATATAATATCTTTTTGTTTTGACTTTTTAGATTATAACCTATATAAAAATAATTTACAACATCCAAATTAAATATTCAAAGATTTATTAAATTATATTTTTTGTTATAAAATACTAAAATTTGTTAACACTTATAAGTAGCATTTAAATTGTACTTGGAGGTTTGATATGATTAGTATAAGAACGGATTTAGCTTTAGAAGCTAGAGAAATGTGTGAAGATGAACATTCATCAAAAGAAATACCTGGAGTGAAATTAGATAAAAAAGAATTAGAAAATTGTACAGTAACAAAAGTTGAAGTTATAGATGAACAAGGATCTCAAATAATGAACAAGGGTATAGGTAAGTACATAACACTAGAAAGTAACTTAATGAAATTTGATGATGATGAATCAAGAGAAGAAATAATAGAGTACTTAAAAGAAGAACTAATTGAAATTTTAGGACAAGATAAAACTAAAAAAACTTTAGTCATAGGATTAGGTAACTGGAATATAACATCAGATGCACTTGGTCCAAAAGCAGTATCTAAGACATTAGTTACTAGACATATTTTTAAAAATTATAATAAAGATTATGATGATGATTTTACAGAAGTTGCAGGGCTTAGCCCAGGAGTTATGGGACTTACAGGTATAGAAACTAGTGAAATTGTTAAATCAATAGTAGATAAGATAAAACCTGATAGAGTAATAGCAATAGATGCTTTAGCATCTAGAAAGATGGAAAGGGTAAATACTACTATACAAATATCAACTGCAGGTATAGCACCTGGAGGTGGAGTTGGAAATAAAAGAAAAGCATTGAATAAGGAATACTTAGGGGTAGATGTAATAGCAATAGGTGTTCCTACTGTTGTAGACGCAGCCACATTAACTAGCGATGTTCTAGATTTAGCGATAGATAATCTAATGACTCAATCAGAAGGAGTAGAAGACTTTTATAAAATGTTAAAGCAATTAAAAGAAGAAGAAAAATATCAGCTAATAAAAGATTCACTAGATCCATACGATAAAAATTTAATTGTTACACCAAAGGACATAGATGAAACAATTGAGAATTTATCAATAATAATAAGCGAAGGATTAAATAGGTCTCTTCATCCAGGTAGAATCACCAAATAAGGAGGAGAAAGTATGTTAAAAAAGCGCATTAAGACATTGGTTATGTCATGTGTGTTAGTTTGTATTTTACCTATAACTTCTATAGCTATGGATAAGGATGAATTTCTAAAATTCTTAGTTAACTCATCATACCCAGAAAGTAAAGAAGAAAGTGGGATAAAAGAATATAAAGAAAATGCAAATACTCAAAAATATGAAAAAGATTATATGAAATTTCATGTAGGTGAAGAAAATATACCTACAATAAATAATGAAAATCAAAAAGAAGAAACTACAAATAATGCAGATAATGCAAACAGCTCAATTGCAGCAAATAGCTCAAAATATATAAATGATGTAAGAGTGACTAAAGATCAGCCTAGAATACTTTTATATCATACTCATACAGGAGAAACATATTCGAATTCCCCAGGAGGTAATTATCATTCACAAGATAAGCCTAATTCAGTATTAGAAATAGGTACTATGCTTACAGATGAATTAACAAAAAGAGGATGGGGCGTAGTACATAGTTCTAAGTATCATGACTATCCATCATTTAATGGAGCATATATGAGTAGTAGACAAACATTAGATGCTTTAATGCCTAAATATCCAAGTGTAGATATAGCAATAGATTTGCATAGGGATGGACGAGACTTAACGGATTCAGTAGCTATGAAAAATGAACATGAAAGAGCAACATCTACCTATAAAGGAGAAAGTGTAGCTAAGTTTTTATTTGTAGTTGGAATGAAAAATGAAAATGTAAGTCATGTACAGGGATTAGCAAATGATATAACATCATATGCAATGAAGAAATATCCAGAATTAGTTTTACCTGTTGTAAAAAAACCATATGGTAAATTTAATCAATCAGTAGCACCTAACCATCTGCTTATAGAAGTAGGAAGTAATGGTACTACGATTCAAGAAGCTCAAGCTAGTGTTAAATATATAGCAGATGTTTTAGACGGATATTTTAAAACAAAGTAAATACAGTACTAATAGGAGAAACTCATGAGTAGATTAGAAAAAACTGTACAAAAAAAAAATAAACGGAAAAAATGGAGATTTATAACCAAAGTACTATTTATTTTGTTAATGAGCATAAATTTATGTATTTGTATAATTATAGTTGATCAAAATGCAAAAGCTATGCTAGGAGAAGATGTCTACCAAATAGAGCCTATTATAAAAGAAATGAGATCATTTATAGAAGACAAAGTGGGATATCTAGATAATATTACCAAAGAATTAATGTCTCAGATAAACAAATAATATTAAAAATAAGACTTATTAAAAAGATAAGTCTTATTTTTTGTCCATGTTATTTACATAAAAGAGGATATATTATAAAATAAAAGTTATGATAATAATAAAGGAGGAATTTAGGGTGGACAGCAAACAAAGCAGAACTAGGAATTTTAGTATAATAGCGCATATAGATCACGGTAAGTCTACCTTAGCGGATAGATTAATACAAAAAACAGGACTTGTTAGTGATAGAGACATGAAAGCTCAATTATTAGATAATATGGATCTTGAGAGAGAAAGAGGAATCACTATTAAGCTTCAAAATATAAGATTAGTTTATAATGCTAAGGATGGAAATGAATATTACTTAAACCTTATAGATACGCCAGGTCACGTAGATTTTACATATGAGGTATCAAGAAGTTTAGCAGCATGTGAAGGTGCTTTATTAGTAGTAGATGCAGCGCAAGGTGTTGAAGCACAAACTTTAGCGAATGTTTATTTAGCATTAGATCAAGATTTAGAAATATTACCAGTTATAAATAAAATAGACCTTCCAAGTGCTAGACCTGATGAAATAAAAACAGAAATAGAAGATATAATAGGTATTGATGCAAGTGAAGCACCTCTTGTATCTGCTAAAAGCGGCTTAAATATAGAAGATGTATTAGAAACGATAGTTAAGAAAGTTCCTGCCCCACAAGGTGATAAGGAAGCTCCATTAAAGGCTCTAATATTTGATTCTTATTACGATGCATATAAAGGTGTTGTAGCTTATGTTAGAGTGTTTGAAGGTACTGTTAAAAAAGGTATGACAATAAAAATGATGAATACTAACAAAAAGTTCGAAGTAACTGAAGTTGGTGTTATGGCCCCAGGTCAAACTGAGCTTGATGGACTTTATGCTGGTGATGTTGGATACATAGCAGCGAGTATAAAGGATATAAGAAGTTGTCAAGTTGGAGATACAATAACGGATGCAGATAATCCAACAGAAATACCTATGCCAGGATACAAAAAGGCTACACCAATGGTTTATTGTGGTATATACCCAGGCGAAGGTGAAAAATATGAAAATGTAAGAGACGCGCTTGAAAAATTACAGGTAAATGATGCAGCTCTTGAGTTTGAAGCAGAAACATCAGCAGCATTAGGATTTGGATTTAGATGTGGATTCTTAGGTTTACTTCATATGGAAATAATTCAAGAAAGATTAGAAAGAGAGTTTAATCTTGATATTATAACAACTGCACCATCTGTTATATATAAAGTTACAAAGACTGATGGAGAACTTGTAATGATACAAAATCCTGCAAACTTGCCAGAGGTATCTGAAATAAAACAAATAGAAGAGCCTATAGTTAAAGGAGATATAATAGTTCCTAAGGATTATGTAGGTATAGTTATGGAGCTTTGCCAAGAAAGACGTGGAAACATGATAAACATGGAGTACATAGATGAAAAAAGAGTTATGCTTCACTATGATTTACCACTGAATGAAGTTGTTTATGACTTCTTTGATGCATTAAAATCAAGAACTAGAGGGTATGGTTCTCTAGATTATGAAATGAAAGGATATGTTCCTTCAACTCTTGTGAAGCTTGATATATTAATAAATAAAGAACAGGTAGATGCACTTAGCTTTATAGTACATGAAACTAGAGCATATCCTAGAGGAAAATCAATGTGCGAGAAGTTAAAGAATGAGATACCAAGACATCAATTCCCTGTGCCAATACAAGCTGCTGTTGGTAATAAGGTAGTGGCTAGAGAAACTATAAGTGCACTTAGAAAAGACGTTCTTGCTAAGTGTTATGGTGGAGATATATCTCGTAAGAAGAAACTTCTTGAAAAGCAAAAAGAAGGTAAAAAACGTATGAGACAAGTTGGATCTGTAGAAGTTCCTCAAAAGGCGTTTATGTCGGTATTAAAATTAGATGAATAATTTATTAAAAATTAATAAATTTTATTTTAGCTCATAGAATTAAATTCTATGAGCTTTTTTAGATTTAAGATAATTATTATACTTAAAAATTTGTGGTTAAATTTTAGATTTAAGTAAAATTTATGTTAACTAGATAATAAAATATATTGATTATATAGGTAAAATCTACTATTAAAAATATAATTTATATAATTCCAATTAGTTAACTTACTCTTAACACTGAAAATTTAAGTTTCATGCTATAGTCAAAATATGGAAAATTATTTAGGATAGATATCTATTAAAACATTTTATACATAATTTTCATGAAAAATGTCATTTTTAATAAATACATAAAACTTGGGAATAATAAATATCAAATAAATACAAAATTGTATGCATTTATACAGTAGTAAGGAGGAAATATATGAGCAATCAACTTAAAAAGACTCTAGGATTATCTGCAGCTCTTTCTACAGTAGTTGGTATGGTTATAGGATCTGGAGTGTTTTTTAAACCTCAAGCTATCTATACAGCTACAAATGGAGCTCCAGGTCTTGGAATAATAGCATGGGTTTTAGGTGGAATTATAACTATCACAGCAGGTCTTACAGCAGCAGAAGTTTCAGCTGCAATTCCAAGAACTGGAGGTATGATGGTTTATATTGAGGAAATCTATGGGCAAAAACTAGGTTTTTTAACTGGATGGATGCAAACTGTACTTTTTTTTCCAGGAACAGTAGCAGCTTTAGCTGTAATATTTGCTCAACAAGTAGCAGAGTTACTAGGATATTTACCTAGTGATATGATGGTTGTTTTACCCGTGGCAATTGGAATTATATTATTTATAGCTTTATTAAATACGATAGGTTCCTCTTTAGGAGGAACAATACAAACAATTGCAACTATAGGTAAACTAGTGCCTTTAATATTAATAATTATATTTGGATTTATAAAAGGAAATGGAAATCCAATAATTACTCCTATGGTTGGACAAGGAAAAACTGTTGCAGGTGCATTAGGACAAGTTTTAATAGCAACTTTATTTGCATATGATGGATGGATAAATGTTGGAGCTATAGCAGGTGAAATGAAAAATCCAGGTAAGGATTTACCGAGAGCTATAGTTGGAGGCTTATCTGTAGTTATGGCAGTTTATATAGTAATAAATTTAGCATATTTATGGGTAGCGCCAGCATCAGAATTAGCCACAGCCACAGCACCAGCAGCATTAGTTGCTCAAAGAGTGTTTGGATCTGTTGGAGGAAAATTAATAACTATAGGTATATTAATATCTGTATTTGGTGCATTAAATGGATATTTACTTACTGGTCCAAGAGTTCCTTATACTTTGGCTAAACAAGGAACGCTTCCAGGTAGTAAAACTTTTTCAAAGCTAAATAAAGGTGGTGTACCAGCTAATGCTATTTGGTTACTAGCAGTATTAGCATCCTTATATGCTCTTTCTGGTCAATTTAATCTTTTGACAGACTTAACAGTATTTACTATATGGGTATTTTATGTATTTACTTTTGTAGGTGTAATAAAGTTAAGAAAAGATAGACCACAGCTAAATAGACCTTATAAAGTTCCTCTATATCCAATAATACCTTTAATAGCTATAACTGGAGGTCTAATTGTTATAGTAAATCAATTGATTACAGCGACTATGATAGCTTTAGGAGGAATAATAATAACATTGATAGGTATACCTGTTTACTCAGTTACAAGTAAAAATGTAAAATAGAAAATTATAATAAAAATCTCTACTCTTTTAAGAATAGAGATTTTTTTAATATAAACATTAAATAGTAATAAATTAAATTTTTTATTATGCAAGTATTAATAAAGGTTAAATTGCAAAAAATATATTTTAGACAAATAAATAAAGTTTAAATAGAATCTTATATTATTTATATTTACCTATGGTATAAAATGGGTAATTAATATAAGATAAAATATAGAAACTTTTAAAATTTAAGAGAGGTAAATGAATGTTAGGACTTTATATACATATACCATTTTGTATAAGTAAATGTAATTATTGTGATTTTAACTCATGTAAGTTAGATTTTGATATGAAAAAAAGGTATTTA
Above is a genomic segment from Romboutsia lituseburensis containing:
- the gpr gene encoding GPR endopeptidase; the encoded protein is MISIRTDLALEAREMCEDEHSSKEIPGVKLDKKELENCTVTKVEVIDEQGSQIMNKGIGKYITLESNLMKFDDDESREEIIEYLKEELIEILGQDKTKKTLVIGLGNWNITSDALGPKAVSKTLVTRHIFKNYNKDYDDDFTEVAGLSPGVMGLTGIETSEIVKSIVDKIKPDRVIAIDALASRKMERVNTTIQISTAGIAPGGGVGNKRKALNKEYLGVDVIAIGVPTVVDAATLTSDVLDLAIDNLMTQSEGVEDFYKMLKQLKEEEKYQLIKDSLDPYDKNLIVTPKDIDETIENLSIIISEGLNRSLHPGRITK
- a CDS encoding ComEC/Rec2 family competence protein translates to MRRPLLITFLIIMIISLIYTNNKTLDCSYNDNKVEIIGTVEQKKEKERYDEYKISEFLVRDYTKRKNIKVGDEININGKFKSLGEMNDFKFNYGRYLKSIGCEGLIYIESYKIIGENIFYKSLDRLKEYIRSSNRYLYKKNSDFINSLVLGEKDQLSQNEKDMFSRTGTSHIIAISGLHTGILCVLISFIIGGINKFYKLLILITIMIIYCIMIGSSPSILRAIFFIMILYIAIFTDRKRDGISTLSLIGIILLINNPYILYNISFQLSFLATLSIIYFYGYINNRLKISVISLTLASNILTLPIIYYNFNGIPIISIISNIIIVPFIGVIIYISILSVFLFRVNITISKCIAYFNCIIINAIYFLLCNLSELDFAYIEIENPSKFYVIIYYTIVFSYMIYKELKVMKEQTNELQGYYK
- the lepA gene encoding translation elongation factor 4, with translation MDSKQSRTRNFSIIAHIDHGKSTLADRLIQKTGLVSDRDMKAQLLDNMDLERERGITIKLQNIRLVYNAKDGNEYYLNLIDTPGHVDFTYEVSRSLAACEGALLVVDAAQGVEAQTLANVYLALDQDLEILPVINKIDLPSARPDEIKTEIEDIIGIDASEAPLVSAKSGLNIEDVLETIVKKVPAPQGDKEAPLKALIFDSYYDAYKGVVAYVRVFEGTVKKGMTIKMMNTNKKFEVTEVGVMAPGQTELDGLYAGDVGYIAASIKDIRSCQVGDTITDADNPTEIPMPGYKKATPMVYCGIYPGEGEKYENVRDALEKLQVNDAALEFEAETSAALGFGFRCGFLGLLHMEIIQERLEREFNLDIITTAPSVIYKVTKTDGELVMIQNPANLPEVSEIKQIEEPIVKGDIIVPKDYVGIVMELCQERRGNMINMEYIDEKRVMLHYDLPLNEVVYDFFDALKSRTRGYGSLDYEMKGYVPSTLVKLDILINKEQVDALSFIVHETRAYPRGKSMCEKLKNEIPRHQFPVPIQAAVGNKVVARETISALRKDVLAKCYGGDISRKKKLLEKQKEGKKRMRQVGSVEVPQKAFMSVLKLDE
- the rpsT gene encoding 30S ribosomal protein S20; this translates as MANIKSAKKRIRVIEKKTALNRARKSQVKTAIRRFEEAVTAGNREEAVAKFQFAQKKLQQVASKGTIHKNAAARKVAKLAQKLNGMNA
- a CDS encoding APC family permease; translated protein: MSNQLKKTLGLSAALSTVVGMVIGSGVFFKPQAIYTATNGAPGLGIIAWVLGGIITITAGLTAAEVSAAIPRTGGMMVYIEEIYGQKLGFLTGWMQTVLFFPGTVAALAVIFAQQVAELLGYLPSDMMVVLPVAIGIILFIALLNTIGSSLGGTIQTIATIGKLVPLILIIIFGFIKGNGNPIITPMVGQGKTVAGALGQVLIATLFAYDGWINVGAIAGEMKNPGKDLPRAIVGGLSVVMAVYIVINLAYLWVAPASELATATAPAALVAQRVFGSVGGKLITIGILISVFGALNGYLLTGPRVPYTLAKQGTLPGSKTFSKLNKGGVPANAIWLLAVLASLYALSGQFNLLTDLTVFTIWVFYVFTFVGVIKLRKDRPQLNRPYKVPLYPIIPLIAITGGLIVIVNQLITATMIALGGIIITLIGIPVYSVTSKNVK
- the spoIIP gene encoding stage II sporulation protein P, with protein sequence MLKKRIKTLVMSCVLVCILPITSIAMDKDEFLKFLVNSSYPESKEESGIKEYKENANTQKYEKDYMKFHVGEENIPTINNENQKEETTNNADNANSSIAANSSKYINDVRVTKDQPRILLYHTHTGETYSNSPGGNYHSQDKPNSVLEIGTMLTDELTKRGWGVVHSSKYHDYPSFNGAYMSSRQTLDALMPKYPSVDIAIDLHRDGRDLTDSVAMKNEHERATSTYKGESVAKFLFVVGMKNENVSHVQGLANDITSYAMKKYPELVLPVVKKPYGKFNQSVAPNHLLIEVGSNGTTIQEAQASVKYIADVLDGYFKTK
- the holA gene encoding DNA polymerase III subunit delta is translated as MNYKDIINNLKNRNFEKAYLFYGREYYLIENAIKVFKESLSESMIDFNLDMIDGKETMLDQLISSIETLPFMDDRKIVIVKDFELLKGKKKNFTDSDEKYLIEHLNNIPDSTVLVFVVYGDVDKRKALVKKIDKNGIVFNCDKLSDMDLFKWVKKKFEVNSAVIDNPQIMYFIEQEGYRDKSSEKTLSDLENEINKISSFIGKGNKVSNEVIDKLSQKKVENDIFKLIDYIGEKNSSNAMRILNDMIYEGESVLGIFAMIARQFKVVVQVRQLQIEGYTSKVIAEKLKIHPFVAGKALKQANNFSDEVIIDMLNYILESDYKIKNGLVRDTLAIEILVSKYCQRNIS